A part of Ursus arctos isolate Adak ecotype North America chromosome X, UrsArc2.0, whole genome shotgun sequence genomic DNA contains:
- the NALF2 gene encoding NALCN channel auxiliary factor 2 isoform X1, translating to MFRGAWMWPGKDAAALTICCCCCCWAPRPSDKPCADSERAQRWRLSLASLLFFTVLLADHLWLCAGARPRARELSSAMRPPWGTGRERQPMPPRAVLPLPPPPPGEPSAPPGTCGPQYSNLTKAAPAAGPRPDCGGVPEPTGLDAACTKLQSLQRLFEPTTPAPPLRPPDSPSRAPAEFPSAKKNLLKGHFRNFTLSFCDTYTVWDLLLGMDRPDSLDCSLDTLLGDLLAVVASPGSGAWEVCSNCIEAYQRLDRHAQEKYDEFDLVLHKYLQAEEYSIRSCTKGCKAVYKAWLCSEYFSVTQQECQRWVPCKQYCLEVQTRCPFILPDNEEMVYGGLPGFICTGLLDTSPKRPETKCCDVQWVSCESEKKKFKETEAPKTHHQQFHHSYFHHYHQQYHHYHPRHDPPGHISHKPSLLPVSGGSRLSPSRIRLYVLVLMLLHTMVSFSSSQGGGGLGLEALPALDEGLTREE from the exons ATGTTCAGGGGCGCTTGGATGTGGCCCGGGAAAGACGCCGCCGCGCTGACtatctgctgctgctgctgctgctgggctcCCAGGCCGAGCGACAAACCTTGCGCTGACTCTGAGCGGGCGCAGCGATGGCGACTGTCCCTGGCGTCCCTGCTCTTCTTCACCGTGCTGCTCGCTGACCATCTGTGGCTGTGCGCGGGGGCCCGGCCCCGGGCCAGGGAGCTGAGCAGCGCCATGCGGCCGCCCTGGGGGACCGGCCGGGAGCGGCAGCCGATGCCTCCTCGCGCGGTGCTGcccctgccgccgccgccgcctggcGAGCCCAGCGCGCCACCGGGCACCTGCGGCCCCCAATACAGCAACCTGACCAAAGCCGCCCCCGCTGCCGGTCCCAGGCCGGACTGCGGTGGCGTCCCAGAGCCCACGGGGCTGGACGCAGCTTGCACCAAATTGCAATCTTTGCAGAGACTTTTTGAACCGACTACCCCAGCCCCCCCATTGCGGCCCCCTGACTCCCCTTCCCGTGCCCCGGCCGAGTTCCCCTCCGCCAAAAAAAACTTGCTCAAAGGCCACTTTCGGAACTTCACTCTCTCCTTTTGCGACACCTACACGGTCTGGGACTTGCTGCTGGGCATGGACCGCCCCGACAGCCTGGACTGCAGCCTGGACACTCTGCTGGGGGACCTGCTGGCCGTGGTGGCCAGCCCGGGATCCGGGGCCTGGGAGGTGTGTAGCAACTGTATCGAGGCGTACCAGCGGCTCGACCGACATGCTCAGGAAAAATATGACGAGTTCGACCTCGTGCTGCATAAATACTTACAGGCAGAAGAGTACTCAATCCGGTCCTGCACAAAAGGCTGTAAG GCTGTCTACAAGGCCTGGCTGTGCTCCGAATACTTCAGCGTGACCCAGCAGGAATGTCAGCGCTGGGTGCCCTGCAAGCAGTACTGCCTGGAGGTGCAGACCCGGTGTCCCTTTATACTCCCTGACAATGAGGAAATGGTGTACGGAGGGCTTCCTGGCTTTATCTGTACAG GGTTGCTGGATACTTCGCCAAAGCGGCCAGAAACCAAGTGCTGTGACGTGCAGTGGGTCTCCTGTGAGTCGGAGAAGAAGAAGTTCAAGGAGACTGAGGCCCCCAAAACCCACCACCAGCAATTCCACCACTCCTATTTCCACCACTACCACCAACAGTACCACCACTACCACCCCCGCCATGACCCCCCAGGCCACATCAGCCACAAGCCCTCCCTGCTGCCGGTCTCTGGGGGCTCCCGCCTCAGCCCCAGCAGGATCCGGCTCTATGTCCTTGTTCTCATGC
- the NALF2 gene encoding NALCN channel auxiliary factor 2 isoform X2 — protein sequence MFRGAWMWPGKDAAALTICCCCCCWAPRPSDKPCADSERAQRWRLSLASLLFFTVLLADHLWLCAGARPRARELSSAMRPPWGTGRERQPMPPRAVLPLPPPPPGEPSAPPGTCGPQYSNLTKAAPAAGPRPDCGGVPEPTGLDAACTKLQSLQRLFEPTTPAPPLRPPDSPSRAPAEFPSAKKNLLKGHFRNFTLSFCDTYTVWDLLLGMDRPDSLDCSLDTLLGDLLAVVASPGSGAWEVCSNCIEAYQRLDRHAQEKYDEFDLVLHKYLQAEEYSIRSCTKGCKAVYKAWLCSEYFSVTQQECQRWVPCKQYCLEVQTRCPFILPDNEEMVYGGLPGFICTGLLDTSPKRPETKCCDVQWVSCNGRRCRDPPPAPVHLAPCGATTGKCQAWR from the exons ATGTTCAGGGGCGCTTGGATGTGGCCCGGGAAAGACGCCGCCGCGCTGACtatctgctgctgctgctgctgctgggctcCCAGGCCGAGCGACAAACCTTGCGCTGACTCTGAGCGGGCGCAGCGATGGCGACTGTCCCTGGCGTCCCTGCTCTTCTTCACCGTGCTGCTCGCTGACCATCTGTGGCTGTGCGCGGGGGCCCGGCCCCGGGCCAGGGAGCTGAGCAGCGCCATGCGGCCGCCCTGGGGGACCGGCCGGGAGCGGCAGCCGATGCCTCCTCGCGCGGTGCTGcccctgccgccgccgccgcctggcGAGCCCAGCGCGCCACCGGGCACCTGCGGCCCCCAATACAGCAACCTGACCAAAGCCGCCCCCGCTGCCGGTCCCAGGCCGGACTGCGGTGGCGTCCCAGAGCCCACGGGGCTGGACGCAGCTTGCACCAAATTGCAATCTTTGCAGAGACTTTTTGAACCGACTACCCCAGCCCCCCCATTGCGGCCCCCTGACTCCCCTTCCCGTGCCCCGGCCGAGTTCCCCTCCGCCAAAAAAAACTTGCTCAAAGGCCACTTTCGGAACTTCACTCTCTCCTTTTGCGACACCTACACGGTCTGGGACTTGCTGCTGGGCATGGACCGCCCCGACAGCCTGGACTGCAGCCTGGACACTCTGCTGGGGGACCTGCTGGCCGTGGTGGCCAGCCCGGGATCCGGGGCCTGGGAGGTGTGTAGCAACTGTATCGAGGCGTACCAGCGGCTCGACCGACATGCTCAGGAAAAATATGACGAGTTCGACCTCGTGCTGCATAAATACTTACAGGCAGAAGAGTACTCAATCCGGTCCTGCACAAAAGGCTGTAAG GCTGTCTACAAGGCCTGGCTGTGCTCCGAATACTTCAGCGTGACCCAGCAGGAATGTCAGCGCTGGGTGCCCTGCAAGCAGTACTGCCTGGAGGTGCAGACCCGGTGTCCCTTTATACTCCCTGACAATGAGGAAATGGTGTACGGAGGGCTTCCTGGCTTTATCTGTACAG GGTTGCTGGATACTTCGCCAAAGCGGCCAGAAACCAAGTGCTGTGACGTGCAGTGGGTCTCCT